Proteins encoded together in one Oncorhynchus kisutch isolate 150728-3 unplaced genomic scaffold, Okis_V2 scaffold722, whole genome shotgun sequence window:
- the LOC116361509 gene encoding tetraspanin-18 isoform X1, whose protein sequence is MMGSREASAQGTAMEGDCLSCIKYLMFFFNFLIFLGGSFLLGVGVWVLVDPMGFREIVAANPLLFTGVYIILAMGAMLFLLGFLGCCGAIRENRCLLLFFFLLILVIFLAELAAAILAFVFREHLTREKFTRDLKRHYQGHNNTDVFTSTWNALMTTFDCCGVNSPDDFEESLFRLLSPDKMVPGVCCQGNTVDDLSRDECLRGSMELRYNKGCYSAVVEYFETYIYMAGALAIVVLTIELFAMVFAMCLFRGIDQ, encoded by the exons ATGATG gGGTCCAGGGAGGCTTCAGCACAGGGAACAGCCATGGAGGGggactgtctcagctgtatcaaGTACCTCATGTTCTTCTTCAACTTCCTCATTTTT tTAGGAGGCTCCTTCCTgcttggtgtgggtgtgtgggtactGGTGGACCCTATGGGCTTCAGGGAGATTGTAGCAGCCAACCCTCTGCTCTTCACTGGGGTCTACATCATCCTGGCCATGGGGGCAATGCTCTTCCTCCTGGGCTTCCTGGGCTGCTGCGGAGCCATCCGGGAGAACAGGTGTCTGCTGCTCTTT ttcTTCCTGCTCATCCTGGTCATCTTCCTGGCAGAGTTAGCAGCAGCCATCTTGGCCTTCGTATTCCGGGAGCAT CTCACCAGAGAGAAGTTTACCAGAGATCTGAAGAGACACTACCAGGGACACAACAACACCGACGTCTTCACCTCCACGTGGAACGCCCTCATGACCACC TTTGACTGCTGTGGGGTGAACAGCCCGGATGACTTTGAGGAGAGCCTGTTCAGGCTCCTCAGTCCAGACAAGATGGTTCCTGGGGTGTGTTGCCAGGGCAACACGGTGGATGACCTCAGCAGGGACGAGTGTCTGAGGGGAAGCATGGAGCTCCGCTACAACAAG ggtTGTTACTCAGCGGTGGTGGAATATTTTGAGACGTATATCTACATGGCAGGAGCTCTGGCCATTGTTGTCCTGACGATTGAA CTGTTTGCCATGGTGTTTGCCATGTGTCTGTTCAGAGGAATCGACCAGTAA
- the LOC116361509 gene encoding tetraspanin-18 isoform X2, whose product MEGDCLSCIKYLMFFFNFLIFLGGSFLLGVGVWVLVDPMGFREIVAANPLLFTGVYIILAMGAMLFLLGFLGCCGAIRENRCLLLFFFLLILVIFLAELAAAILAFVFREHLTREKFTRDLKRHYQGHNNTDVFTSTWNALMTTFDCCGVNSPDDFEESLFRLLSPDKMVPGVCCQGNTVDDLSRDECLRGSMELRYNKGCYSAVVEYFETYIYMAGALAIVVLTIELFAMVFAMCLFRGIDQ is encoded by the exons ATGGAGGGggactgtctcagctgtatcaaGTACCTCATGTTCTTCTTCAACTTCCTCATTTTT tTAGGAGGCTCCTTCCTgcttggtgtgggtgtgtgggtactGGTGGACCCTATGGGCTTCAGGGAGATTGTAGCAGCCAACCCTCTGCTCTTCACTGGGGTCTACATCATCCTGGCCATGGGGGCAATGCTCTTCCTCCTGGGCTTCCTGGGCTGCTGCGGAGCCATCCGGGAGAACAGGTGTCTGCTGCTCTTT ttcTTCCTGCTCATCCTGGTCATCTTCCTGGCAGAGTTAGCAGCAGCCATCTTGGCCTTCGTATTCCGGGAGCAT CTCACCAGAGAGAAGTTTACCAGAGATCTGAAGAGACACTACCAGGGACACAACAACACCGACGTCTTCACCTCCACGTGGAACGCCCTCATGACCACC TTTGACTGCTGTGGGGTGAACAGCCCGGATGACTTTGAGGAGAGCCTGTTCAGGCTCCTCAGTCCAGACAAGATGGTTCCTGGGGTGTGTTGCCAGGGCAACACGGTGGATGACCTCAGCAGGGACGAGTGTCTGAGGGGAAGCATGGAGCTCCGCTACAACAAG ggtTGTTACTCAGCGGTGGTGGAATATTTTGAGACGTATATCTACATGGCAGGAGCTCTGGCCATTGTTGTCCTGACGATTGAA CTGTTTGCCATGGTGTTTGCCATGTGTCTGTTCAGAGGAATCGACCAGTAA